From Ficedula albicollis isolate OC2 chromosome 20, FicAlb1.5, whole genome shotgun sequence, one genomic window encodes:
- the TP53RK gene encoding TP53-regulating kinase: MAAAAQAEAGGVRSVTAGAAGSAMGDVEPAPPPSRRRMAQEARSLLRCRRAGIPAPVVYFVDYVTNSIFLEDIVDSITVQDHIYSVQKSGDDTSGLQKLAEKMGELLARMHDEDIIHGDLTTANLLLRPPTEKLDLVLIDFGLSFISGLPEDKGVDLYVLEKAFISTHPDTETMFQALLKTYAATSKKSGPVIKKLDEVRLRGRKRSMIG, translated from the exons ATGGCGGCGGCGGCCCAGGCGGAGGCGGGCGGTGTGCGGTCGGTCACGGCCGGGGCCGCGGGCTCCGCGATGGGCGACGTGgagcccgcccccc ccccgagccggCGGCGCATGGCCCAGGAGGCGCGGTCGCTGCTGCGCTGCCGGCGGGCAG GGATTCCAGCTCCAGTGGTGTACTTCGTGGATTATGTCACCAACTCCATCTTTCTTGAAGATATTGTAGACTCAATTACTGTTCAGGATCATATTTATTCTGTACAAAAGAGTGGAGATGATACCAGTGGCCTCCAGAAGTTAGCAGAGAAGATGGGTGAGCTGTTAGCAAGGATGCACGATGAGGATATTATCCATGGGGATCTGACAACTGCCAATCTCCTCCTGCGGCCACCCACAGAGAAGCTGGACTTGGTGTTGATAGACTTTGGactcagttttatttctggtCTTCCAGAGGATAAAGGAGTTGATTTGTATGTTCTGGAAAAAGCCTTCATTAGCACTCATCCAGATACTGAAACGATGTTCCAAGCTCTGCTAAAGACCTATGCAGCCACATCTAAAAAATCTGGTCCTGTGATCAAAAAGCTGGATGAGGTTCGGCTAAGGGGAAGGAAGAGATCCATGATTGGGTAG
- the SLC2A10 gene encoding solute carrier family 2, facilitated glucose transporter member 10 has translation MLGWPRRKRTNCRGAARLYRSAALAWWDLIPSIPEPARAPVVLPVQERDLQLPQGLQGRCWLRLFPRGQVVPPGFPGIIPGTSPSLEHHGCALLVLLLSATVSLLGGLIFGYVLGIISGALLQLQTDFQLSCFKQEVVVSAVLIGALLASLAGGILIDRHGRRRAILVSNLVLLVGSLILTLAGSFTVLVIGRMTVGFAISVSSMACCIYVSEMVAAHQRGLLVSLYEAGITVGILLSYALNYIFADVDEGWRYMFGLAIAPTAMQFLSILFLPVNPVKLSSWDSDCQKGLIPLQDTEDRAAAKREPYQERHYSFLDLFRSRDNMRRRTLVGLGLVLFQQFTGQPNVLGYASKIFHSVGFQSNSAAILASVGLGAIKVVATLVAMTLADRAGRRVLLMAGCVVMAVSVTTIGLCSRLAPPAVARDCRAAAGPNASHGLSQHPLTPLLPPSAVSPVPPAPGAATSRAGPGFAATRSLVGVFASTQSKEVVPNSSWTQKRDLGGESRKGSTAPPLDAAPWAQHTVLNWITLLSMMAFVSAFSVGFGPMTWLVLSEIYPAGIRGRAFAFCNSFNWAANLLISLSFLDLIDAIGFSWMFLLYGLMGVMAVIFIYLFVPETKGQSLEEIDQQFSRKRVWEGNVFKQRRGRGTSCTQAQYQRVEHSSST, from the exons ATGCTCGGTTGGCCGCGACGGAAACGTACGAACTGCCGAGGCGCCGCCCGGCTGTACCGCTCCGCTGCCCTCG CATGGTGGGACCTGATTCCGAGCATTCCCGAGCCCGCGCGTGCTCCCGTGGTTTTGCCGGTGCAAGAGCGggacctgcagctgccccagggcttGCAAGGGAGATGTTGGCTGCGCCTCTTCCCGAGGGGGCAAGTGGTTCCCCCAGGCTTTCCCGGCATCATCCCCGGAACATCCCCATCGCTGGAGCATCACG gTTGTGCACTGCTGGTCCTCCTTTTGTCTGCAACCGTGTCTCTCCTAGGTGGGCTGATTTTTGGATATGTGCTGGGGATAATCTctggagcactgctgcagctgcagacagacttccagctcagctgcttcaAGCAAGAAGTTGTGGTGAGCGCTGTCCTTATCGGGGCGCTCCTCGCCTCGCTGGCGGGGGGGATCCTCATCGACCGCCACGGCCGGAGGAGAGCAATCCTGGTCAGCAACTTGGTTCTCTTGGTGGGCAGCCTCATCCTCACACTGGCCGGGTCATTCACGGTGCTGGTCATTGGGCGCATGACCGTGGGCTTTGCCATCTCTGTCTCATCCATGGCCTGCTGCATCTACGTCTCAGAAATGGTGGCCGCTCACCAGCGAGGCCTGCTGGTGTCTCTCTACGAAGCGGGAATCACCGTGGGCATCCTGCTGTCCTACGCCCTGAATTATATCTTTGCAGATGTGGATGAGGGGTGGAGGTACATGTTTGGACTGGCCATTGCCCCGACAGCCATGCAGTTCCTCagcatcctcttcctcccagtGAACCCTGTTAAATTAAGCTCATGGGACTCAGACTGCCAGAAGGGCCTCATCCCTCTGCAGGACACCgaggacagagcagcagcaaagcgGGAGCCCTATCAGGAGAGGCATTACTCGTTTCTTGATCTTTTCAGGAGCAGAGACAACATGAGAAGAAGGACTCTGGTGGGCCTGGGGCTGGTGCTCTTCCAGCAGTTCACTGGGCAGCCCAACGTGCTGGGCTATGCCTCCAAAATCTTCCACTCAGTGGGCTTCCAGAGCAACTCCGCGGCCATCCTGGCCTCGGTTGGGCTGGGAGCAATAAAAGTGGTGGCCACGCTGGTGGCCATGACCTTGGCAGACAGGGCGGGCAGGAGAGTGCTGCTGATGGCTGGCTGTGTGGTGATGGCCGTCTCTGTCACCACCATCGGCCTCTGCAGCCGCCTGGCTCCGCCGGCCGTGGCCAGGGACTGCCGAGCGGCCGCAGGCCCCAACGCATCCCACGGGCTCAGCCAGCACCCCCtgacccctctgctcccccccTCGGCCGTGTCACCCGTCCCACCAGCGCCAGGGGCTGCCACAAGTCGGGCAGGCCCTGGTTTTGCTGCCACCAGGAGCCTTGTGGGGGTTTTTGCCAGCACTCAAAGCAAAGAGGTTGTTCCTAATTCTTCCTGGACTCAGAAAAGGGATTTGGGAGGTGAATCCAGGAAAGGAAGCACAGCCCCTCCTCTTgatgctgctccctgggcacaACATACGGTCTTGAATTGGATTACACTGCTGAGCATGATGGCTTTTGTGAGTGCCTTCTCAGTTGGATTTGGGCCAA TGACCTGGCTGGTCCTGAGTGAGATTTACCCTGCTGGGATAAGAGGAAGAGCCTTTGCCTTCTGTAACAGCTTTAACTGGGCTGCTAATTTATTGATCAGCCTCTCCTTTCTGGACCTTATTG ATGCCATTGGATTCTCCTGGATGTTTCTTCTCTATGGGCTGATGGGAGTGATGGCTGTTATATTCATTTACCTTTTTGTGCCAGAAACAAAAGGACAGTCCCTGGAGGAGATAGACCAGCAGTTCTCCAGGAAACG GGTGTGGGAAGGAAATGTGTTCAAGCAGAGACGTGGAAGAGGAACGAGCTGCACACAAGCACAGTACCAGAGAGTGGAGCACTCCAGCAGCACATGA